Genomic DNA from Methanofollis sp. W23:
CCGACCTCCTCATCGTCGACGAGGTCCATCACGGCGCCGGCCTGAAGTTCAGGAGCGCCTTCGATGTTCCCTGCCGGTGGAAGATGGGGCTTTCGGCGACGGTGGAAGGACGGGAGCGGACCACGGTCCTGGACCGGTGCCTCGGAAAGACGGCCTTCACCTATACCCTGGCCGATGCACGGCGAGACGGGATCGTCCCTGAGTTCACCCTGACGATCCACAAGACCTTCCTCGACATCGCCGAGGAGGAAGAGTTTGTATCGATCACCGAGAGCATCAGAAAATCTCTGAACTTCATCAATGCCACCCAGACCAGGGAGATCCGTGCGCTCTCCGGCAACCGCCTGAACCGGTTCGAGAATCTCAGGGATTTTGTCCGCCTGATGACCGACCTCAGGTATCGCAGCAAAGATATCCCGGAAGAATGGCTCCAGTTGATCGGCCTGATAAACAAACGCCGGTGGGTCATCCACCGCTCGTCGCCCAAACTCGAAGAGGCGATCGCCCTCGCCCTGGACCTGGGCCGGACAAAGAAGTGCGTCCTCTTCGCGATGGATATTGCGACCTGCGAGACGATCTATGGACGGCTTTCTGGTTCGGTGCCGGCATTTCTCATTCATTCAAAATTAAAGGACATCGAGGTCAGGCATGCGCTCCAGAGGTTCAGGTCGGTCCAGAACGGCGTACTCATCGCCCCGAAAATGCTCGACGAGGGGATCGACATCCCGGACGCCGAGGTCGGGATCAATGTGGCGTCCTCCAAGACCAAACTCCAACTCATCCAGCGCCTGGGCAGGATCCTGCGGAACCGGCCGAACAAGCGCCCGGTCTTCCACCATTTCGTCGCGGTCCCCCGCCAGTACATCGTCTCTGAGGACTCGTTCACATACCAGAACGACCTCGCCTGGATCACCGATGTGGCCCTGAAGATGGGCATCCCGATCACAGAGACCGCCGACGAATCCGAGAACTTCTCCACATTTGAGCGCGAGTCAGAAGACGCCGTCCGCAACTACTATACTGGTCACGACCGCCTGGTGACCGACGACTTCGGCGTGATCAAGGTCCGCACCATCGTCGACGCCATCCTCCCCGAGGCCCGGCACCGTCTGGTCCGCCTCCTCGGCGAGATGACCGGCCCTCTCACCGACGAGGAGTGGGCGCGGATGCTTAGGTCGGCGTACGGAGACGAGCAGATGCTTGAGATCCCGAGCCAGCGCTGGCTCTTGATCATCGCTGACCGCGACCCGGCCATGATCAGGGACCTGATCGTCAGATATGGGGGGGCTGATGAGGAGAGAACGGTGAAGGTGTCCTGTAGGACTCTTCAGGGTGAAAAGAAGAAATCAAAGCAGCAAAAATCCCGCAAGGGCGCTAAACGGTGTGTGTCATCAGGTTGTACACCTAAGGATCCTGTTGAACGAGCTATCATCTCGTTGAAAAGAAGTACTTCAGATAAGGAACAGAAAAAAGCAATGAAAACACTTCTCGAAATTGGTTCTCCTGCGGTCAATCTCTTGATTGACCTGATTAAGGATGAAAATGTGGAAGTTCGGAAATGTGCGATTGCTGTCCTCAGTCAGATTGGTTCTCAAAGGGCTGTATCCCCTATACGTCCATACCTTCGGGATCCTGATCCCAATGTGCGGAAACAGGCTGTGTTGGCACTTGGCCGTCTGAATGATACTTATTCAAGGCGTATTCTAATGAAGATGCAGCGCGATCCTGCCAAACAGGTGAGAAAGGCAGCGGGAAGGGCGTTGAGGATGCTGCGGGGATATTATTGGTAAGAGAAAAAATTGAACCCAAATATTCCCAGGGTGCGAGATCCCTTTCTCTCAGGTCTCCCCAGGGCATCTCCCCTTCTGTACCGCCACTCTCTCCTCTCCCGAAGATCCATCCTCCTCAGACTTCCCCGTATCCAGTGACACCATCTGCCTCTCGATCGCCACCTTCCCCTCCACGCAGAACGCACCCAGTTCGCATCTCGCCCTGAACGGGCAGCGACCGGCCTCTGGATCTCTCTTTGCGCACCCGAACCTGGAGAGGTGCCAGAGGGGCTCGTCCACGTCCAGGGCGATCATCGGCCGGTCGCCGGCCGCGTGTCCCATGACACTCTCTGCCCAGGCATGCCTGATTTCCTCAAAGATCGTCTTGAGCCTCCCCTCATACCGCCCGCGGACGATCCCGAGACAGAGCGAGGCCCTGGCGACGTGGATGTCCACCGGGATCGGGACCAGGTCCAGATTTTTCATGCAATCGATCCCGGCGTTGTCCCTGAGCATCCGCAGCCAGAGTGGCCCGATCTTCTTCCCTCGCAGGAAGGGGAAGTCCCAGGTCATGCGGCCGTTGGCAGGGTGCCGGTCCTCTTTCAACCGCCTGAGGATCGTCGGGCCGTCATACCCGCAGTCGGCCAGAAAATTTCGCGGGTCTCCGTCCCATTTTTTGTACAGCGAGATGCCCACCGTGCGCCAGATGGTGGTGTCCGCATGATGCTTTTTCGAGAGGTTGTACTTCTCCAGGTCTGCAAAGACCCGGGCATAGGACGCCTCGTGCAGTGCCCCGGGGTCGAAGAGGTACCTGGTCTCGGGGTCCTCGTAGGTGCGTCTGGCACTCTCCCAGAGGGCGTACGCGTCTCGCTGGTAATCGAGGGAGACGGCCAGGGTGAGAAAGAGCAGATGTTCCCGCGATCCCGTCTCGACCCTGGCCGGCGGCCGGTCCTCGGGCATGTCCACTCTCCCGTGAATCCCGGTTGTCCTGAATGCCTCGTACAGAATCGGGGCGACCTGTCGCCCTTTCTCGATGTCATAGGAGAGTATCATATATCTGGATTGGATTGAGACCGATTAACGTTTACGACCTTAAAGCCAATCTATTTTTCAATAGAGAACTTGAAAAAATCTCATACGGTTAAATATTATTTTTTACAGTTCCTTTCTCTACATAATGGCGAATATTTCCTATGTTTATCCCAACGTCTCAAGCCTGCAACAGCGGGGCGGATTTGACGAACGCTGGGAGCTGGCGCAGGAGCATGGCTGCACCTACATCGAGGTCCCGGCTGATTTCATCAAGAACAAAACCGAGGTGAGCAGGACCGGGCTGGACCTCTGCGCCGTCCCCGACCAGGCCGCCATCAAGACATTGTACGAGAACCATGCACGCTGCATCAAAGACGTCAGGTATATCCTCCACACCGAACCTTCCCTCCGGAGGACCGACGGCTACGGGATCTCCGCCCAGGCCCTTCTCAAGTGGTACGACCCGGAGTGGAGGGAGCGTTTTGTCCGGATGGTCCTCGAAGTCTCCGAGTTCCTCGGCAAACCTGCGGCCAGGATCGAGATCCATCCCGGCGACCGCAGGAACCACAACCAGGACCTCATCGACTCGGTCATATTTCTCCAGGACGCCTATGAGAGTGCGTTCGGGACGCGGCCCGACGTCCTCCTTGAGAACCGGACCGGGCAGTGTATCCAGGACGGGAACACGATCAAAAACCTTGCCGACGAGGTGGCGAAGGAGTCCGACGACCTCCAGGCGTCATTCGGGTGTGTGCTCGACGTCCAGCAGTTGTACACGGTGACGAAGGAGAGGTGCTTCGCCTCCTTCGATGAGATCCCGCCGGGCTTTCTCAAGGGCTTCCACATCCACCGGAAACACGGCGCCCCTTCCCTCGACGATCCGATCCCGTGGGAGAAGATCTTCGCGAAGATCAGGACTTTTGATCAGGAGATGATCATCAACCCCGAGATCCATCATAAGAACAGGGTCGGGGAGGTGATCGGGTTTTGTCGGGGGTTGGTGGGGTGATGATGAGGGGGTTCACTTTTTTGGTAGCAGTGCCCCTTCTGAACGCTCACCTTCTCATATCAATCGCACAGGGGACGTTATAGAAAGTTCCTTCCGGTCGCATCCCCTGGATCCCCTGGATTGCGATTCGACGGAGAGAATTTGGAGAGTCTTTCTCCCCCTTTTTCACTTCAGGAGAGTCATTCTCCAGATCCAGCATTACCTCTTCTTATCTGATCCATGTCGAAAGATCTCCTCGCAATTTATTCGATATGGGGGTGGAAGGTTCGAAATCTGCTCTATTTGAAAGGAGATCTCAATGTTGCTGAAAACATCGGTATTCAAGCAAAGGTCGCATTTTCTTAATAATTGGCATACATATGGTCTGGGATCCAGACAATTATACGATAATTCCGAATTTAATCAAATCAAAAGTTTAAAAAGGAATTAATTCTAATTTTAATCGAAATTTAGGTAGATTAAATAAATAGTATATTCATATGATAGTTTGGCAATCCATGTGGCTCTACGATGGCGATTGCCTGATGTAGGAATAATATAGTTTAAAAATCTGAAGATGAAGCGTTTTGAAAATTATATCCGAGAAATCCTTTCCGGAAAGACTCAAAGAAGGTAGAAAACACCTTAAAATTATCAGTGGCAAATCTGAGAACTTGCAACAATTTGTATCTTACAGCATAGGTTAAGAGATACTCGATAATCATCGGAACGAGGAGAAAATTTGAACACACTTATCCAGATGGCAACAGTGGAACTGGCTCAGTTTCTCGATTCAAAATTGCCGGATCAATCATCAGACTGGTGGCAGCAAAATGTTGTTGAGCGTCTCAGTTTTCAGCAGCAGAGGATTGTAGAGGAGCAGGGCTATACTTCTCTCCGACAACTTGACTTTGCAGCGCTCTTGAGGGTGCTGGACCAGAACTGGTACGAACTTTCCACCACACTTCTCCTGCCCCGTGAAGGTCGAAGTTGGGTAAAGGAACTTCAGACCGTACGTAATAAATGGGCTCATCTATCTTCAGAAGCGATAGAAGCGATGCCCGTAAGCGAGAGGTATCGAGATGCAGATACTCTGGATCACCTTCTGATGATGATTGAGGCATCGGAAGATTCCCTGAAAGCGGTAGAATCATTCAAAGCGGCGGCAGTCAGTGCAATGGCAAGAGCCAATTCTGGTGATACCCCGGCACCTGTCCCATCATCAAGCACACTGTCTTCGTGTGAACATCCTGATGTTCCTGTACCTGATACGAATGTTCCTCTTCCTCTCGCTTCGAAGTTCCAGGTGGGTAATCTGGTCTCCTTGCGTTCGAACCCCGAAAAAGTGGTGCCAGTGATCGAAGTTATCCCTGGTGGCGGCGAGTGCCGTTATCGCGTTTTTCAGGATTCTAACGTGGCTACTTACTATGAAAGCCAGTTAGAAACAGTATCTAGCGCGAGTGATGATCGCAAGATTTTGACGGCCAGTGAAGTACACGCCTATCTGACAAGCATCCAGATCCTGTCACCTTCTACTGCCAACCTCTTTTCTCTGCGTGCGGGACGGGTTCAGTTTGTACCATACCAATATCGACCCGTCCTGAAGATGATCCGGGCCGACCGTCCTCGCCTCTTGATCGCTGATGAAGTAGGAGTTGGCAAAACCATTGAAGCGGGCCTTATTATTAAGGAACTGCAGGCAAGAATGGATCTGTCCTCTGTCCTGATCATCTGTCCCCGGGCACTTGTCGCTGAACGAAAGTGGGATCTGGAGATGAAGCGTTTTGATGAAGACTTCACTACTCTCAACGGAGATCTTCTCAGACATTGTCTTCAGGAAACTTCTGTTGAAGGAGAGTGGCCTGAGAAGTACGCAAAGGCTATTTTGCCTTTTTCACTCTTCGACCAAAGACTTCTGTTCGGATCCCAGCGGTCGGGTCGGCAGAAGAAACAGGGTTTACTGGCTCTTGATCCCCCACCGAAATTCGATCTGGTCATCGTTGACGAAGCCCACCACATACGAAATCCAGAGACCTATCTGCATCAGGGAATACGTTACTTCTGCGACAATGCCGAGGCCGTTCTTTTCCTCACTGCCACACCTGTTCAACTGAGCAGCCAGGATCTCTACACCCTGCTCAATGTATTGAGACCCGACCTGGTAATTGACTCGGTCAGTTATGACCAGATGGCAGAGCCGAATTTTTATATTACAGAGGCGGCGCAGTTCTGTCGCAGAGGGGAGGAAGGCTGGCAGGAAAAAACCCTTTCCTCCCTCGACAAGACTGCCCAGACCACATGGGGTCGATGGTTTCTGCGAGAATCAGTTGAATTCCAGACAGTCTATGATCGTCTGCAGGAAAAAATGCTCACTGATACTGACA
This window encodes:
- a CDS encoding HEAT repeat domain-containing protein, which gives rise to MKKLSAYELEYLEHPEHFTFEYFREKKLDPQSAPVALSLADEELLNHYDNDYHNRIYHHTLFAPQLDTAGSAYQNLEEYVAKMSVEVLSERITDGPDQEYSLAEYSAFRKHLVTALHTFPEIQKAQILKKISIKSGLSPTGIDESARLFSVGSSLFAMEFYLALKKAKRWETFHRAWPRSDRDLHEIAETPEILLSLWDHQVRARDRWLGAGGRGVLEMATATGKTLVGLASAYHLFKKFGSLQVLVLCHSRAILNQWRRESIEKLGFVGDPDDDYTHPVSYQGKFVISFNTIQKVMKNPGGYRTDLLIVDEVHHGAGLKFRSAFDVPCRWKMGLSATVEGRERTTVLDRCLGKTAFTYTLADARRDGIVPEFTLTIHKTFLDIAEEEEFVSITESIRKSLNFINATQTREIRALSGNRLNRFENLRDFVRLMTDLRYRSKDIPEEWLQLIGLINKRRWVIHRSSPKLEEAIALALDLGRTKKCVLFAMDIATCETIYGRLSGSVPAFLIHSKLKDIEVRHALQRFRSVQNGVLIAPKMLDEGIDIPDAEVGINVASSKTKLQLIQRLGRILRNRPNKRPVFHHFVAVPRQYIVSEDSFTYQNDLAWITDVALKMGIPITETADESENFSTFERESEDAVRNYYTGHDRLVTDDFGVIKVRTIVDAILPEARHRLVRLLGEMTGPLTDEEWARMLRSAYGDEQMLEIPSQRWLLIIADRDPAMIRDLIVRYGGADEERTVKVSCRTLQGEKKKSKQQKSRKGAKRCVSSGCTPKDPVERAIISLKRSTSDKEQKKAMKTLLEIGSPAVNLLIDLIKDENVEVRKCAIAVLSQIGSQRAVSPIRPYLRDPDPNVRKQAVLALGRLNDTYSRRILMKMQRDPAKQVRKAAGRALRMLRGYYW